The following is a genomic window from Strongyloides ratti genome assembly S_ratti_ED321, chromosome : 1.
GAtcctttatatattattttcattgtaTTCCAACCAGGAGCGGTAAAAAAATTCGGCtttgaaataaaagttaaaatatttttaaaattacttttagaTGACAGTTTCAGACTGCAAAGTTTTTGTTCAATTGATGATGTCCATGTTAAAGCTctatctaatatttttaaaataattttcccCAAAGTGGAATCATATTCTAATACAATAGTTTCAAAACTTTGTTTGTCGATTTCTAAGTCAAATGGAATACCAAACTTTAGATTTTTTGTAGTTAATCCAACTAATTTATAATCACGAATTTCAAGAGTTTTACCATGTACTGGatgaaaagaaatttttttaatccttatatcattaaatacagtatttttttctttggtATTGCCATTAGTATTCGatctaaatattaaaaaaaaatacagaaaaataaaatttactttaaacctttttcaattaaatcaATTTCTGTAGTAAGTATTTTCTTATAACTTTCTATTCTCTCTTTTAATAAACTAGGTATTGaagtatcttttttttttgactgTTTTGAGGATGCAAACGTTCTAATTATATATGTAGAACTTCTAAAATTAagatatttaacaaaattatttatcaaaaatctcatctaaaatatttaaaattaaatatcgTTTAAGCggatatatatctatatttaattaagacaaaaataaattaaaaatataataaacattttaccaaaaaaaaattttttttagttgatTACCGTAAAAATCATAGATTAACTGTTCATAAAtaagattaaatttttttttttaaaaatatgtagaaaattaaatatatttttaaaattaaaattttttggaCAATAAATTAAGTATTCTCTAGAGATATTTCATTAATGTTTATAtgaatctttttaaatattcatttattttttcagagttatatattactaaaataaaaaatatgcaatcttttttttcaaaatattatagttaaaaaaaactcAAAAAACTTAAagtgttttttttatgtatatgaATGATATAAgcttaatatatttttaaatatttctgaGAGAAAATTGATAAAGTCTTGCACAGAAATTTTTGCAATATATTTCTTCTAATTTGACTCACTTTTTTTCAACCATATCAACTATTTTTGGGttttaagaataatttaatagATGGTTTTCAATTCTCTGGTACAGACACGTCGTTTTTTATCAAGTTCTAAGTTATATgatgttgttgttgttggtGGAGGAATGGTTGGAAATGCAATGGCAGCGGCATTAGGATCATCACCAGTCATGAAAGAATCAAACATTCTACTTCTAGAAGCAGGAAAAACTCAAAAACTTTCTAAACCATCAGAAGTATTTAGCAATCGAGTTTCAGCTGTAAGTCCTGCATCAactaatctttttaaaagtaagttgtttaattcatttctttttattaatattctgtttttttttagatttaaatatatgggatgatattttaaagtatcgTGTTGGTCCTGTACAAGAAATGCGTGTAATGGATGATTGTTCTcaatcaaatatattttttgaaccAGATTTATCTTCTGAAGTTATTGCACATATTATTGAGAATAATGTTATCATAGgatgtttatataataaaatttctaaactTAATAATGTTGAAGTAAAGGAAGAAATTCGTGTTACTGATATTCAACTTCCTTTAACAATTGGTGATTTAGCTAAAATTAAACTAAGTGATGGAAGTTCAATATCAACAAATCTTGTTATTGGAGCTGATGGATTTAATTCTTTAGTAAGAAAGGCAATGGGAACAAATTATACAACATGGAATTATGATCAAATGGGAATTGTTTGTAcacttaaaataaatactgatggtttcaaaaataatacagCTTGGCAACGTTTTACACCATTAGGTCCTTTAGCTTTATTACCtcttaatgataattttagtTCTCTTGTATGGACGACATCTACTGAAAATGCTAAGAgactattaaatttaaatgaagaagattttattaaagaattaaattaCCATCTTCAAACTGAATCAAAGCAAAATTCTTGTGTTAATCAAACTTTGTTTttgtttgaaaaatttataaataatttgccATTAGGTTCAGCTTCTGAGAAAGCATCTCTTAATACAAATGTCAAAATTCCTAGTGTATTATCTTTACAGACAGATACACGTGCTGCATTTCCTCTTGGATTTGGTCATGCTCATAATTATATAGCACCTCGATCAGTATTGATTGGAGATGCTGCTCATAGAATGCACCCTTTAGCTGGTCAAGGAGTTAATTTAGGATGGTCAGATGTTAGAATATTAGTAGatgttattgaaaaattaatgaaagaaGGTGGTGACTTGGGAAGtgtaacatatttaaaagaatatgaaAGTAAAGCACAAAAACACAATCTTCCTGTAATGGTTGGAGTTGATTGGTTAAATAGATTGTATAGAACTGATTTTACACCAGTCGTTATGGCACGATCATTAGGATTATTTGGTGTTAATAAGTTGACTCCATTGAAAGATTTTATAATTCATCAAGCATCACATTAGatttagtttatttttttaactattattaataatttgtaatGAAATATATACCTGAAATTATTCTATCAtgaattattcatttttaaatgttttttttttaaataattaatattcatatttaattacacattttttatatattgtacaaaaaaaagtaataaatgattatttttttaattatgacCTCCTCAACTGATACTACAATCagtaattataataatgctttttttttgatgaaaatattttatattgtaagtttaaatattttttatcattcatTAAATTAAGCTAAGATATGCTCAAACATATGATTGGATTCTTTTTGTTATGAGTATACTTTTAGCAATGATATCTGGTATAATTCAACCtcttgaaaatattatattggGAAATTATTTTGAGGCATATTTATATGGttacaaatattttccagaattaaaaaattcatctAATGTTATTGTTATTGAAGAAATGGCACATAAAGATGCCTATAAACATgctatattatcttttatggttcttataacattatttttatcggtatgtttaataatttagttttaatgttattttaaaaataggcAATATGTAATAGT
Proteins encoded in this region:
- a CDS encoding Ubiquinone biosynthesis monooxygenase COQ6, whose protein sequence is MVFNSLVQTRRFLSSSKLYDVVVVGGGMVGNAMAAALGSSPVMKESNILLLEAGKTQKLSKPSEVFSNRVSAVSPASTNLFKNLNIWDDILKYRVGPVQEMRVMDDCSQSNIFFEPDLSSEVIAHIIENNVIIGCLYNKISKLNNVEVKEEIRVTDIQLPLTIGDLAKIKLSDGSSISTNLVIGADGFNSLVRKAMGTNYTTWNYDQMGIVCTLKINTDGFKNNTAWQRFTPLGPLALLPLNDNFSSLVWTTSTENAKRLLNLNEEDFIKELNYHLQTESKQNSCVNQTLFLFEKFINNLPLGSASEKASLNTNVKIPSVLSLQTDTRAAFPLGFGHAHNYIAPRSVLIGDAAHRMHPLAGQGVNLGWSDVRILVDVIEKLMKEGGDLGSVTYLKEYESKAQKHNLPVMVGVDWLNRLYRTDFTPVVMARSLGLFGVNKLTPLKDFIIHQASH